A DNA window from Naumovozyma dairenensis CBS 421 chromosome 7, complete genome contains the following coding sequences:
- the YSC83 gene encoding Ysc83p (similar to Saccharomyces cerevisiae YSC83 (YHR017W); ancestral locus Anc_1.355), translating to MSGSDQDVVDKTFGLIHKGISNSYRFAHELKDSVINAIKQITPQEEPPVAITNERSFAFNAFAPGLVDKGRKYWIYPATFSVTSLLLCLGYQKFLRIATSLSENEKRNILVLGNRNDPIIRSQITDLYRRKYTVFVCSEHLTEEKEDEEFLYYINPRSSDDLLKFMNKVMINDKKTVNLDAILFMPNLAYHTPGPISTKELEQTLHSNIMVYKDALDKILPHLRNNKRIPLLLYNPSLPSKKNISSQPTTIFVSGCINSLYQTFSEDHLVNPYMFHLGVFKLAGQPSNYKYLQANGQNINTALLDPVYQLIVSLNGNYGQRFLVWIRTFGGLYKVFYFGSFYISKWHRPLFAYIGKITELLKEGLRVTIMFF from the coding sequence ATGTCAGGAAGTGATCAAGACGTGGTAGATAAGACATTTGGGCTTATCCATAAAGGGATATCCAATAGCTACAGGTTTGCACATGAGTTGAAAGATTCAGTTATCAATGCTATCAAACAGATCACTCCACAAGAAGAACCTCCTGTAGCCATCACTAATGAACGTTCATTTGCATTTAACGCTTTTGCTCCTGGGTTAGTCGATAAGGGAAGGAAATATTGGATATATCCTGCTACATTCTCTGTgacatctttattattatgtttgGGATATCAGAAGTTTTTACGCATTGCTACAAGTTTATCAGAAAATGAGAAAAGGAACATCTTAGTACTAGGGAATAGAAATGATCCTATTATTAGATCTCAAATTACTGATCTGTATAGAAGGAAATATACTGTGTTTGTTTGCTCTGAACATTTAACTGAGGAAAAGGAAGATGAAGAGTTTTTATATTACATTAATCCTAGATCATCGGATGATTTGTTGAAGTTCATGAACAAAGTGATGATAAATGACAAGAAAACAGTTAATTTGGATGCCATACTTTTTATGCCAAATTTAGCATACCATACGCCAGGGCCAATATCGACGAAAGAACTAGAACAAACCTTACATTCAAATATCATGGTTTATAAGGATGCCCtagataaaatattaccTCATTTAAGGAATAACAAGAGAATTCCGTTATTACTTTATAACCCATCTTTACCCtctaagaaaaatatttcatcgCAACCTACAACGATATTTGTTTCTGGATGCATCAATTCCTTATATCAGACCTTCTCTGAGGATCATCTCGTTAACCCGTACATGTTTCATCTTGgtgttttcaaattggcTGGTCAACCCtcaaattataaatatttacaagCTAATGGccaaaatattaatactGCGCTTTTAGATCCTGTTTATCAACTAATTGTATCACTGAATGGGAATTACGGTCAACGATTTTTAGTGTGGATAAGAACGTTTGGAGGTCTTTATAaagttttttattttggaTCATTTTACATTTCGAAATGGCATCGTCCATTGTTTGCTTATATCGGAAAAATAACTGAATTACTTAAGGAAGGTTTACGAGTTACCATCATGTTTTTCTAG
- the DED81 gene encoding asparagine--tRNA ligase DED81 (similar to Saccharomyces cerevisiae DED81 (YHR019C); ancestral locus Anc_1.353): protein MSLYIKESVGIDELTVSGTQEQPFKTPAFALFAASQQEGVPEPKLFVFKAEDAEFQEISASALKKARKGCDGLKKKAIKQKEQELKKQQQDADNAAKQMAALNIKIEEDKSLPVAKKLKIKQTYEQVGQRVKVSGWIHRLRSNKKVVFLVLRDGTAFLQCVLSGDLALAKSTLDLTIESTVTLYGTVIEVPEGKTAPGNVELAVDFYEIVSLAPSGDDSFTNKIAEDSDPSLLLDQRHLALRGETLSGVMKVRAALLRAIRRVYEEEGLLEVTPPCMVQTQVEGGSTLFKLDYYGEEAYLTQSSQLYLETCLPALGDVFCVQESFRAEKSHTRRHLSEYTHIEAELGFLTFEDLLEHIETLIVKSVQYVMEDPVAGAIVKELHPNFVAPKGPFMRLEYKDAIAWLQEHNIKNEEGEDFKFGDDIAEAAERKMTDTIGVPIFLTRFPVEIKSFYMKRCADDPRVTESVDVLMPTVGEITGGSMRIEDTEELMAGFKREGIDPKPYYWFIDQRKYGSCPHGGYGLGTERILAWLCNRFTVRDCSLYPRFSGRCKP, encoded by the coding sequence ATGTCTCTATATATCAAGGAATCCGTCGGTATCGACGAATTGACAGTCTCAGGTACTCAAGAACAACCATTCAAGACTCCAGCATTCGCCTTATTTGCTGCTTCACAACAAGAAGGTGTACCAGAACCAAAATTGTTTGTGTTCAAAGCAGAAGACGCTGAATTCCAAGAAATCTCTGCTTCAGCTTTGAAGAAAGCTCGTAAAGGTTGTGATggtttgaaaaaaaaagccATCAAGCAAAAGGAacaagaattgaagaaacaacaacaagatgCTGATAACGCTGCCAAGCAAATGGCTGCTTTGAATATTAagattgaagaagataagTCCTTGCCAGTTGctaagaaattaaagattaAGCAAACTTACGAACAAGTCGGCCAAAGAGTTAAAGTCTCTGGTTGGATTCATAGATTACGTTCCAACAAGAAAGTCGTGTTCTTAGTCTTAAGAGATGGTACAGCATTCTTACAATGTGTCTTGAGCGGTGATTTGGCTTTGGCTAAGAGTACTTTGGATTTGACCATTGAATCTACCGTTACGTTATATGGTACTGTCATTGAAGTTCCAGAAGGTAAGACTGCCCCAGGTAACGTCGAATTAGCAGTTGATTTCTATGAAATTGTCAGTTTGGCTCCATCAGGTGACGATTCATTCACTAACAAGATTGCTGAAGATTCTGATCCATCCTTATTATTAGATCAACGTCATTTGGCACTAAGAGGTGAAACCTTATCTGGTGTTATGAAAGTTCGTGCTGCTCTATTGAGAGCCATTAGACGTGTCTATGAGGAAGAAGGTCTATTGGAAGTCACTCCACCATGTATGGTTCAAACTCAAGTCGAGGGTGGTTCCactttattcaaattgGATTATTACGGTGAAGAAGCTTATTTGACTCAAAGTTCCCAATTATATTTGGAAACTTGTTTACCTGCATTAGGTGATGTTTTCTGTGTTCAAGAATCTTTCCGTGCTGAAAAATCTCATACTAGAAGACATTTATCTGAATATACTCATATTGAAGCTGAATTAGGCTTCTTAACTTTTGAAGACTTGTTAGAACATATTGAAACTTTGATCGTCAAGAGTGTTCAATATGTAATGGAAGATCCAGTTGCTGGTGCGATCGTTAAGGAATTACATCCAAACTTCGTTGCTCCAAAGGGTCCCTTCATGAGATTAGAATATAAAGATGCCATCGCTTGGTTACAAGAACATAACATCAAGaatgaagaaggtgaagatttcaaattcGGTGATGATATTGCTGAAGCTgctgaaagaaaaatgacCGATACCATTGGTGTTCCAATCTTCTTGACTAGATTCCCTGTGGAAATCAAATCATTCTACATGAAGCGTTGTGCAGATGATCCACGTGTCACCGAATCTGTCGATGTTCTAATGCCAACTGTCGGGGAAATTACCGGTGGTTCCATGAGAATTGAAGACACTGAAGAATTGATGGCTGGTTTCAAACGTGAAGGTATTGATCCAAAACCTTATTACTGGTTCATTgatcaaagaaaatacGGTAGTTGTCCACATGGTGGTTACGGATTAGGTACTGAGCGTATCTTAGCTTGGTTATGTAACAGATTCACTGTCAGAGACTGTTCCTTATACCCACGTTTCAGTGGTAGATGTAAGCCATAG
- the NDAI0G05920 gene encoding proline--tRNA ligase (similar to Saccharomyces cerevisiae YHR020W; ancestral locus Anc_1.352), with translation MPVEETFAKLCLSGAPPSDSHAVKSLVFKPKTAKTATPIPIVVVALQSTTTPSPLIAQVTSLKDPRLARDELFKTFFNCNSAKEFTLAYLPNATSEFKLLMDSNLAQLDGSSDLQLNDTLFIKKSELCKYLTPFESSRQVVDFSQEVKKEEPKKKAPKDKKSATTTPSQSALDDAKLIGITVDKSKDFPGWYSQVLTKGEMMDYYDVSGCYILRPPSYAIWENIQRWFDERIKGLGVQNAYFPMFVSSRVLEKEKDHVEGFAPEVAWVTKAGSSDLEEPIAIRPTSETVMYPYYSKWIQSHRDLPLKLNQWNSVVRWEFKHPQPFLRTREFLWQEGHTAFLTSEEAQEEVLQILDYYAGVYEELLAVPVIKGKKTEKEKFAGGDFTTTVEGYIPQTGRGIQGATSHHLGQNFSKMFNLSVENPKGKDEPRVFAYQNSWGLSTRVIGVMVMVHSDNKGLVIPPRVSQFQAVVIPVGITKKTNDEQRQHIHDSAKDVESRLKKAGIRAFGDYNDNYTPGWKFSQYELKGIPIRIELGPKDIEQGHVTVVRRNDSRKYTVKLEELEDRIPEILDEFHDALFNKAKELFDTHRVIVNEWEGFVPALNKKNVILAPWCGVMECEEDIKDSSAKKDDGEELEQDDKSPSMGAKSLCIPFDQPDLKTGQKCVKCDRDAINYCMFGRSY, from the coding sequence ATGCCTGTCGAAGAGACCTTTGCCAAGTTGTGTTTATCTGGAGCACCACCATCTGACTCCCATGCTGTCAAATCATTAGTCTTCAAGCCAAAGACCGCCAAGACAGCTACTCCAATCCCAATCGTTGTCGTTGCATTACAGTCCACCACCACTCCATCTCCATTGATCGCTCAAGTAACCTCTTTGAAAGACCCAAGATTAGCTCGTGATGAATTGTTCAAGACCTTCTTCAACTGTAACTCTGCCAAGGAATTCACTTTAGCTTACTTACCAAATGCTACCTCTGAATTCAAACTATTAATGGATTCCAACTTAGCTCAACTAGATGGATCCTCCGACTTACAACTAAACGATACTTTATTCATTAAGAAATCTGAATTATGTAAATACTTAACCCCATTTGAATCATCAAGACAAGTAGTTGATTTTTCTCAAGAAGTCAAGAAGGAAGAaccaaagaagaaagcTCCAAAGGATAAGAAATCTGCAACAACTACCCCATCTCAAAGTGCATTAGATGATGCTAAATTGATTGGTATCACAGTGGATAAGAGTAAAGATTTCCCAGGTTGGTATTCTCAAGTTTTAACCAAGGGTGAAATGATGGATTACTATGATGTTTCCGGTTGTTATATCTTGAGACCTCCATCTTATGCCATTTGGGAAAACATTCAAAGATGGTTCgatgaaagaattaaaggATTAGGCGTTCAAAATGCTTATTTCCCAATGTTTGTTTCTTCTCGTGTCttggaaaaggaaaaggatCATGTTGAAGGGTTTGCTCCAGAAGTCGCTTGGGTTACTAAAGCTGGTTCTTCAGATTTGGAAGAACCAATTGCTATTAGACCTACTTCTGAAACTGTAATGTATCCATATTATTCTAAATGGATTCAATCTCATAGAGATTTACCATTGAAATTGAACCAATGGAATTCTGTCGTTAGATGGGAATTTAAACATCCTCAACCTTTCCTAAGAACAAGAGAATTTTTATGGCAAGAAGGTCACACAGCTTTCTTAACCTCTGAAGAAGCTCAAGAAGAAGTTTTACAAATCTTAGACTACTATGCTGGTGTttatgaagaattattggCTGTCCCAGTTATTAAGGGTAAGAAGactgaaaaggaaaaattcGCAGGTGGTGATTTCACTACTACTGTGGAAGGTTATATCCCACAAACTGGTCGTGGTATTCAAGGTGCTACATCTCATCATTTGGGGCAAAACTTCTCCAAAATGTTCAATTTGTCTGTTGAAAATCCAAAGGGTAAAGATGAACCAAGAGTTTTCGCATACCAAAATTCTTGGGGTCTATCCACACGTGTCATTGGTGTCATGGTTATGGTACATTCTGATAACAAGGGTCTAGTTATTCCTCCAAGAGTTTCTCAATTCCAAGCTGTTGTTATCCCAGTGGGTATTACTAAGAAGACCAATGACGAACAACGTCAACATATTCACGATAGTGCTAAGGATGTTGAATCTCGTTTGAAGAAGGCTGGTATAAGAGCCTTTGGTGACTATAACGATAATTATACTCCGGGTTGGAAATTCTCTCAATATGAATTGAAGGGTATTCCAATTCGTATTGAATTAGGTCCAAAGGATATTGAACAAGGTCACGTTACTGTTGTTCGTAGAAATGATTCTCGTAAATACACTGTTAAACTTgaagaattggaagatCGTATTCCAGAAATTTTGGATGAATTCCATGATGCTTTATTTAACAAAGCTAAAGAATTATTCGATACCCATAGAGTCATTGTTAATGAATGGGAAGGTTTCGTTCCAGCTTTAAATAAGAAGAATGTTATCCTTGCTCCATGGTGTGGGGTTATGGAGtgtgaagaagatattaagGATTCTTCTGCTAAGAAGGATGATGGTGAAGAACTTGAACAAGATGATAAGTCACCAAGTATGGGTGCTAAGTCTTTATGTATTCCATTTGATCAACCTGACTTAAAGACCGGTCAAAAGTGTGTCAAGTGTGACCGTGATGCTATTAACTACTGTATGTTTGGTCGTTCATACTAG
- the YSC84 gene encoding Ysc84p (similar to Saccharomyces cerevisiae LSB3 (YFR024C-A) and YSC84 (YHR016C); ancestral locus Anc_1.356) — MPFGINNPIPRDLNSETKKATNVLASFVKPNQVLGADQVIPPSVLRRAKGLAIITVLKAGFLFSGRAGSGVIVARLRDGSWSAPAAIAMAGAGAGGLVGVELTDFVFILNSDEAVRSFTEFGTLTFGGNVSVAAGPLGRNAEADASASMGGVAAVFSYSKTKGLFAGISVEGSAIVERRETNRKIYGDNCTSKLILAGKVRPPPMANKLYKILDSRAFNFGDGDSIDNDSEFYGDIPDSFSSSDESDYDRGYNNRPRSSRYDNYDDYDDDDDRYSNRNHHDRDRYDDRDYHRKEHDEGRIPRSRSHWQDSTYDRSSHAYTSSRNRDEYSGYRHDRSERDPDVANLSKQLANSKVSPSSPSIGLEKAEKVVALYTFVGEQKGDLAFKKGDIITVIKKTKSQDDWWTGKLGNKEGIFPANYVELV, encoded by the coding sequence atgccATTCGGTATCAATAATCCCATTCCTCGTGATCTAAACTCCGAGACGAAAAAAGCGACAAATGTCCTCGCCAGTTTCGTGAAACCAAATCAAGTCCTCGGAGCAGACCAAGTGATCCCACCTAGTGTACTTAGGAGAGCCAAGGGTCTAGCCATAATTACTGTACTCAAAGCTGGGTTTCTCTTCTCTGGGAGAGCTGGATCAGGAGTTATTGTTGCTAGATTGAGAGATGGTTCATGGTCCGCTCCTGCTGCTATTGCTATGGCTGGTGCAGGGGCTGGTGGTCTTGTTGGGGTAGAGTTGACTGATTTTGTCtttattttaaattctGATGAAGCCGTGAGGTCCTTCACAGAATTTGGAACGTTGACTTTTGGTGGGAACGTTTCAGTGGCTGCTGGTCCCCTTGGTAGAAATGCAGAGGCAGATGCTTCTGCTTCCATGGGTGGCGTGGCTGCTGTTTTCTCTTATTCCAAGACAAAAGGGTTATTTGCTGGGATATCAGTGGAAGGATCTGCCATTGtggaaagaagagaaaCTAATAGGAAGATTTATGGTGATAATTGTACCtcaaaattaatattgGCGGGGAAAGTTCGACCTCCACCAATGGCAAATAAActttataaaattttagATTCAAGAGCTTTCAACTTCGGAGATGGAGACTCCATAGATAATGATTCGGAATTTTATGGTGATATACCTGATTCATTCAGTTCTTCAGATGAATCAGATTATGATAGAGgttataataatagacCCCGTTCAAGTAGATATGATAATtatgatgattatgatgacgatgatgatagATATTCCAATAGAAACCATCATGACCGCGATAGATACGATGATAGGGACTATCATAGAAAAGAACATGATGAAGGTAGGATACCAAGATCGAGGTCACACTGGCAAGATTCTACTTACGATAGATCTTCCCATGCCTACACCTCTTCTCGAAACAGGGACGAATATAGTGGTTATAGACATGATAGATCCGAGAGAGACCCTGATGTAGCGAACTTGTCTAAACAGTTGGCAAATTCTAAAGTTAGTCCTTCATCTCCTTCAATTGGACTAGAGAAGGCAGAAAAAGTTGTAGCCTTATACACTTTTGTAGGTGAACAAAAGGGAGATTTGGCGTTCAAGAAAGGTGATATTATTACAGTCATTAAAAAGACTAAATCACAAGACGATTGGTGGACAGGGAAACTGGGAAATAAAGAGGGGATATTCCCTGCTAATTATGTAGAACTAGTTTAA
- the ARG4 gene encoding argininosuccinate lyase ARG4 (similar to Saccharomyces cerevisiae ARG4 (YHR018C); ancestral locus Anc_1.354), protein MSDNTQKLWGGRFTGETDPLMHLYNASLPYDYKMYKADLEGTKVYTAGLQKLGLLTEDELTKIHYGLGEIKKEWDEDKFVRHPNDEDIHTANERRLGEIIGRDIAGKVHTGRSRNDQCVTDLRIYCRDVLNEKLFPGMTSLIEVLIKRAEEEIDILMPGYTHLQRAQPIRWSHWLSSYATYFTEDLKRLKQILERFNKSPLGAGALAGHPYGIDREFLAEGLGFDGVIGNSLVAVSDRDFVVELMFWGTLFMNHISRFAEDLVIYSTAEFGFIKLSDAYSTGSSLMPQKKNADSLELLRGKSGRVFGDLAGFLMSLKGIPSTYDKDMQEDKESLFDCLTTVEHSILIATGVVSTLTVQKDKMEGALTMDMLATDLADYLVRKGVPFRETHHISGECVALAENMGLSGIDKIPLELYQKIDSRFSEDLFETFNFEQSVERRDATGGTAKSAILKQLKNLQSQL, encoded by the coding sequence ATGTCTGATAACACACAAAAATTGTGGGGTGGTAGATTCACCGGTGAAACTGATCCATTGATGCATTTATACAATGCCTCTTTACCATACGATTACAAGATGTACAAAGCTGATTTGGAAGGTACCAAAGTTTATACCGCTGgtttacaaaaattaggCTTACTtactgaagatgaattgacCAAGATTCATTACGGATTAGGTGAAATCAAGAAGGAATGggatgaagataaatttgTTCGTCAtccaaatgatgaagatattcaTACTGCCAATGAAAGACGTCTTGGTGAAATTATTGGTCGTGATATTGCTGGTAAAGTTCATACTGGTAGATCACGTAATGACCAATGTGTTACTGATTTAAGAATTTACTGCCGTGATGTCTTGAATGAAAAGTTATTCCCAGGTATGACTTCTTTAATTGAAGTTTTGATTAAGAGAGCTGAAGAGgaaattgatattttaatgCCCGGTTACACTCATTTACAAAGAGCTCAACCAATCAGATGGTCTCATTGGTTAAGTTCCTATGCTACTTATTTCActgaagatttgaaaagattaaaacaaatattGGAAAGATTCAATAAATCACCATTAGGTGCAGGTGCCTTGGCAGGACATCCGTATGGTATCGATAGAGAATTCTTAGCTGAAGGATTAGGTTTTGATGGTGTCATCGGTAACTCTTTGGTAGCAGTTTCTGACAGAGATTTCGTTGTTGAATTAATGTTTTGGGGCACACTATTTATGAACCATATATCTCGTTTTGCTGAAGATTTAGTCATCTATTCCACAGCGGAATTTGGTTTCATTAAATTAAGTGATGCTTATTCCACTGGTTCCTCTTTAATGCcacaaaagaagaatgcTGATTCTTTAGAATTATTGAGAGGTAAATCTGGTAGAGTGTTTGGTGACTTAGCTGGTTTCTTGATGAGTTTGAAAGGTATCCCATCTACATATGATAAGGATATGcaagaagataaagaatcattatttgattgtTTGACTACTGTTGAACATTCTATTTTGATTGCTACTGGTGTTGTTTCCACTCTAACTGTTCAAAAGGACAAGATGGAAGGTGCCTTAACTATGGATATGTTGGCTACTGACTTGGCTGATTATTTAGTTAGAAAGGGTGTACCATTTAGAGAAACTCATCATATTTCTGGGGAATGTGTTGCATTGGCAGAAAACATGGGTTTAAGTGGTATTGATAAAATACCTTTAGAACTATATCAAAAGATTGATTCCAGATTTTCTgaagatttatttgaaacattCAATTTTGAACAAAGTGTTGAAAGAAGAGATGCAACTGGTGGTACCGCCAAATCTGCCATCTTAAAACAATTGAAGAACTTACAATCTCAATTATAA
- the MIP6 gene encoding Mip6p (similar to Saccharomyces cerevisiae PES4 (YFR023W) and MIP6 (YHR015W); ancestral locus Anc_1.357), whose translation MKYSSNTKKPKILGEISLNNKEIPYLVGKENKTCPDVLIAKPRQKTEKKLKEASIPTKLEEIAFVKKDGKLPLHNSYDTKDEKQKFATTKKLAENIKPKTTPLYIGGLSKDVTEETLFEAFEDYKTLASIKICRDSVTNESLGYGYLNFSNSVEATKLIDDYNYTNLFGNEIKIMPSMRNTLYRKNIGTNVFFSNLPLENKQLTTRKFYDTFKKYGEILSCKLDSRKNIGFVYFENDKAALQAIKDYNNKVFFGNKIICGIHFDKEIRTFPDFDKRKSYLDSQLIIEDELEAGGEFLKFKQEPKCIVPHPNAVFIKNLPMTTNDDEILDFFSKIGPVKSVFASQVLKYNSLWAFVTYKKSSDTELAIQKLDQTYFKDRAISVTKAKSKKTNFKIHDKKTVYLKNLSPICNERFIERICLQERIRVQKISVDPISPDILTNTGFVTCKTEVDANKLFNFMDKRLIGGCSVQVSWQNDNPVERLKIPEKYYKSQCWLTSPKFNPKTTKQKQDNLKRSVTSAEQMSKNEKSHKNQVLESLMGQVKRGLKFLNGKCNVGEENLRCISEYIITVFWYSDLRHLSNFLLAINTNVNYETILQKQIEQAAEQLGFKKC comes from the coding sequence atgaAGTACAGTTCCAACACAAAAAAACCGAAAATCTTAGGTGagatttctttaaataacaaagaaataCCATATCTTGTTGGAAAGGAGAATAAAACCTGTCCTGACGTATTAATAGCTAAACCAAGACAGAAGACcgagaaaaaattgaaggaGGCATCCATTCCTACTAAGCTTGAAGAGATTGCATTTGTTAAGAAAGATGGGAAATTACCTTTACATAACTCATACGATACGAAAgatgaaaaacaaaaatttgCTACTACTAAAAAACTAGCTGAGAATATTAAGCCAAAAACAACGCCGTTATATATCGGTGGGCTATCTAAAGATGTTACAGAAGAGACGTTATTTGAAGCTTTTGAAGATTACAAAACTTTAGcttcaataaaaatatgtcGTGACTCTGTAACAAATGAATCACTTGGTTATGGTTACTTAAACTTTTCTAATTCCGTTGAAGCTACGAAATTGATTGATGATTATAACTATACAAATTTATTTGGTAATGAGATAAAGATTATGCCATCTATGAGGAATACTTTATATCGTAAGAATATTGGTACAAATGTTTTTTTCTCGAACTTAccattagaaaataaacaattaacaacaagaaaattttatgacactttcaagaaatatggtgaaatattatcatgTAAATTAGACAGCAGAAAGAATATTGGATTTGTTtactttgaaaatgataagGCTGCTTTACAAGCTATAaaagattataataataaagtcTTTTTTGGTAATAAAATCATATGTGGTATCcattttgataaagaaattagaacTTTCCctgattttgataaaagaaaatcctATCTTGATTCCCAACTCATAATCGAGGATGAATTAGAAGCTGGTGGAgaatttcttaaattcaAACAAGAACCTAAATGTATTGTACCTCACCCAAATGCAgtttttataaaaaatttgcCAATGACAACCaacgatgatgaaattttagATTTCTTTAGTAAAATTGGTCCTGTTAAATCTGTATTTGCCAGCCAGgttttaaaatataattccTTATGGGCGTTTGTTACATATAAGAAAAGTTCAGACACTGAGTTGGCAATACAGAAATTAGATCAAACTTATTTCAAAGATCGTGCCATTTCTGTTACAAAAGCCAAATCTAAAAAGACGAATTTTAAAATACATGATAAAAAGACagtttatttaaaaaatttaagCCCTATTTGTaatgaaagatttattgaaagaatatgTCTTCAAGAGAGAATTAGAGTCCAGAAAATTTCTGTAGATCCTATTTCCCCCGATATTCTAACTAATACTGGTTTTGTTACTTGCAAAACTGAAGTGGATgcaaataaattattcaatttcatgGATAAAAGATTAATTGGTGGATGTTCAGTTCAAGTAAGTTGGCAAAATGATAATCCAGTTGAAAGACTAAAAATTcctgaaaaatattataagaGTCAATGTTGGTTAACAAGTCCGAAATTCAATCCTAAAACTACTAAGCAAAAGCAAGATAACTTAAAAAGGAGTGTGACTTCTGCTGAACAAATgtcaaaaaatgaaaagagTCATAAGAATCAAGTTTTAGAGTCTTTAATGGGTCAAGTTAAAAGAGGtttgaaatttcttaaCGGTAAATGTAATGTTGGAGAAGAAAATCTACGTTGCATATCAGAATACATTATTACAGTATTTTGGTATAGTGATTTAAGAcatttatctaattttcTACTTGCAATTAATACCAACGTTAATTATGAAACTATTCTTCAAAAGCAAATCGAGCAGGCAGCCGAGCAACTCGGTTTTAAGAAGTGctga